One Papaver somniferum cultivar HN1 chromosome 10, ASM357369v1, whole genome shotgun sequence genomic window carries:
- the LOC113316493 gene encoding E3 ubiquitin-protein ligase RNF181 homolog gives MVDLIDYADRVIEIAKKRARFSNSSCSSDSQYLNFNWQTQRLALERSILTGVDYSVTFVETHRAIERRIEEEILKKVVVLDDGDVCSICLQDIDTAGGGGDDGGARVLNCWHTFHSGCISRWKKRKTNCPLCRHDMHKEQERRRTVKRRKAEENPIIIIT, from the coding sequence ATGGTGGATCTGATTGATTACGCCGATAGGGTTATTGAAATCGCAAAAAAGAGAGCACGCTTCAGCAATTCATCTTGTTCATCAGATTCACAATATCTAAATTTTAATTGGCAAACCCAGAGATTAGCGTTGGAACGATCTATTCTAACTGGCGTCGATTATTCAGTAACTTTCGTAGAAACTCATAGAGCTATTGAAAGAAGAATCGAAGAAGAGATTCTCAAGAAGGTTGTGGTTTTAGACGACGGAGATGTCTGTTCGATCTGTTTACAAGATATAGACACCGCTGGCGGCGGCGGCGATGATGGAGGTGCAAGAGTTTTGAACTGTTGGCATACTTTTCATTCCGGATGTATTTCGAGGTGGAAGAAACGGAAGACTAATTGCCCTCTGTGTAGACATGATATGCATAAAGAACAAGAACGACGGCGTACCGTGAAACGGCGAAAAGCAGAGGAGAATCCGATCATTATCATCACATAA